The following proteins are co-located in the Leptolyngbya sp. 'hensonii' genome:
- the cas2 gene encoding CRISPR-associated endonuclease Cas2: MLVVVTYDIPNNKRRTKLAAFLEGYGRRVQKSVFECFLSQAEMKELYHHVQRRVKVEEDNVRFYWLSPQAVQQVLVIGGDPPQPPLSVYIV, from the coding sequence ATGCTGGTAGTGGTCACTTACGACATTCCCAACAATAAACGGCGCACAAAGCTGGCTGCGTTTCTGGAGGGGTATGGTCGCCGGGTACAAAAAAGTGTGTTTGAATGTTTTTTGTCTCAGGCTGAAATGAAGGAACTGTATCATCATGTTCAGCGACGGGTAAAAGTCGAAGAAGACAATGTGCGTTTTTACTGGCTGTCGCCTCAAGCGGTGCAGCAGGTGTTGGTCATTGGGGGCGATCCGCCTCAACCTCCACTCTCGGTTTATATCGTCTAA
- the cas1 gene encoding CRISPR-associated endonuclease Cas1 encodes MLPSLRDRFLSLSNFEQAWDAVASNRGCAGVDGETITDFGSSKADALSTLRRAIAEDCYRAMPLRQIWIPKRSGGWRELGVPTVRDRLVQQALLQVLYPLMEPQFEPMSFAYRPGRSHRMAVEQVGVWRDRGYTWVLEADIVQYFDRIQHSRLLAELKERVDPPWVVDLVEAWITTGKLTPEGILLPTAGIPQGSPISPMLANVYLDDLDEAMAQPNWKLVRYADDFVVLARSQERLQEAWVALNSLLTAMGLELHPDKTGITTFKQGFRFLGHTFAGDVVVPPTPQRRRIKPESRQGSEMRLIHVDRREAGETVMQQALVEALKAAQQPIPPPLFVVLGYGVRSDSSVKIESPEREWSNGMSSLYVVEQGTCVNKEEGRFRLSPPRGDSLEVPIREVERILIFGQVQVSTAVIGLCLNQQIPVIFLSQTGEYKGHLWSAEFEDLTAERYQFLRQAEDPFQICTARAIVWGKLMNSKQLLLRLNRKRKLEVVAEAIQGIQRDIESLSSVTSLEQLRGYEGITAARYFPALGQLLVNPGFSFRERNRRPPKDPVNSLLSFGYTLLFNNMMSLILAEGLNPYVGNLHGTERKMPALVLDLMEEFRSPIVDSLVVKLINSKTLQPTDFTWPTSEGGVYLAASARRLFIQKFEQAITQSVKHPDLQEAVSYRRAMHLQVQRYKAALLKDIPYEAFLRSV; translated from the coding sequence ATGTTGCCATCCCTCCGAGATCGCTTTCTCTCTCTGTCCAACTTTGAGCAAGCCTGGGATGCGGTAGCCAGTAACCGTGGTTGTGCCGGAGTGGATGGGGAAACTATTACGGACTTTGGATCTTCTAAGGCAGATGCCCTTTCTACGTTGCGAAGAGCGATCGCAGAAGACTGTTACCGTGCGATGCCCCTGCGCCAAATCTGGATTCCCAAGCGATCGGGAGGTTGGCGCGAATTAGGAGTGCCCACCGTCCGCGATCGCCTCGTGCAGCAAGCCCTGTTGCAGGTGCTGTATCCACTGATGGAACCCCAGTTTGAGCCGATGAGTTTTGCCTATCGACCTGGGCGATCCCATCGAATGGCAGTGGAGCAGGTGGGGGTCTGGCGAGATCGTGGCTATACCTGGGTGCTGGAAGCAGACATTGTGCAATACTTCGATCGCATTCAGCATTCCCGGTTATTGGCAGAACTCAAGGAGCGGGTGGATCCGCCTTGGGTGGTGGATCTGGTAGAAGCCTGGATTACCACGGGCAAGCTAACCCCAGAAGGAATTCTTTTGCCCACGGCAGGAATCCCGCAGGGGTCGCCAATTTCACCCATGCTGGCGAATGTGTATCTGGATGACCTGGATGAGGCAATGGCGCAACCGAACTGGAAGTTGGTGCGCTATGCAGATGATTTTGTGGTGCTGGCTCGCAGTCAAGAGCGGTTACAGGAAGCATGGGTAGCCCTGAACTCTTTGCTAACAGCAATGGGGCTGGAATTGCACCCCGATAAAACAGGAATTACTACGTTTAAGCAGGGGTTTCGATTTTTGGGTCATACCTTTGCGGGCGACGTGGTGGTGCCACCCACTCCCCAACGCAGACGGATCAAGCCCGAATCCCGACAGGGTTCGGAGATGCGATTGATCCATGTCGATCGCAGGGAAGCGGGGGAAACCGTGATGCAACAGGCACTTGTAGAAGCATTGAAAGCAGCACAACAGCCTATTCCACCACCGCTATTTGTGGTGTTGGGGTATGGGGTGAGATCGGATTCGTCGGTCAAAATTGAGTCCCCTGAACGGGAATGGAGTAATGGTATGTCGAGTTTGTATGTGGTGGAGCAGGGAACCTGCGTGAACAAGGAAGAGGGACGATTCCGGCTCAGCCCTCCCAGAGGGGACTCTCTGGAAGTTCCGATTCGAGAGGTGGAGCGGATTTTGATTTTTGGGCAAGTGCAGGTCAGTACGGCAGTGATTGGGCTATGTCTAAATCAGCAGATTCCGGTCATCTTTTTAAGTCAAACGGGGGAGTATAAGGGGCATTTGTGGAGTGCCGAATTTGAAGATTTAACGGCAGAACGGTATCAATTTTTGCGTCAGGCAGAAGATCCCTTCCAAATTTGCACAGCGAGGGCGATCGTCTGGGGTAAGTTGATGAACTCAAAGCAATTGCTATTACGGCTGAATCGCAAACGGAAGCTAGAAGTGGTTGCAGAGGCAATTCAGGGCATTCAGCGAGATATTGAGTCGTTGAGTTCAGTGACCTCTTTGGAGCAATTACGGGGATATGAGGGCATTACCGCAGCCCGATACTTTCCTGCTTTGGGGCAATTATTGGTCAATCCAGGGTTTAGTTTTCGAGAACGCAATCGGCGACCTCCCAAAGATCCGGTTAATTCATTGTTGAGTTTTGGCTATACCCTCCTGTTTAACAACATGATGAGTTTGATTTTGGCGGAGGGGTTAAATCCCTATGTGGGCAATCTGCATGGAACAGAACGAAAGATGCCTGCTCTGGTGTTGGATTTGATGGAAGAGTTTCGTTCTCCCATTGTGGATAGCCTGGTGGTAAAGCTGATCAATAGCAAAACGCTCCAGCCTACCGATTTTACGTGGCCCACGTCAGAAGGTGGTGTTTATCTGGCCGCATCAGCCCGACGGCTATTTATTCAAAAGTTTGAACAGGCAATTACCCAATCGGTAAAACATCCTGACCTACAGGAAGCCGTATCTTATCGTCGGGCGATGCATCTTCAGGTGCAGCGATATAAAGCAGCATTGCTAAAAGACATTCCCTATGAGGCGTTTTTGAGATCGGTCTAA
- a CDS encoding CRISPR-associated protein produces MTKPSWVVRAIADPTKNFLAFFLVGTLLFTVVSDGVSYLVWDWLGTWIETHWGIQQAWFRGALTGGLLLFLLGLTYGTDLSRWLMSQLGRSPLFAAVEVPQANVVPLKRTYPGLIVAMSPKPHSPAEEALRFHWNQGQVPHVQDCWMICTEKSLPYATELAERLTAEGITQTLRLHYGAYGVENPEMPGEMLSLVVPDALMDDPNYIQQLVNAIYADAEGLGLVESEVIADYTGATKGMTAGMLLACTRPERPLQYLSQVNPGQIMAVQVSYRLRPVRNRR; encoded by the coding sequence ATGACAAAACCAAGTTGGGTAGTTCGGGCGATCGCCGATCCCACCAAGAATTTTTTGGCATTCTTTCTGGTAGGAACCCTGCTGTTTACCGTTGTGTCGGATGGGGTGTCTTATCTCGTTTGGGATTGGCTGGGAACCTGGATAGAAACCCATTGGGGGATTCAACAAGCCTGGTTTCGGGGAGCGTTGACGGGGGGGTTGCTGCTGTTCTTGCTAGGGTTAACCTATGGGACAGACCTGTCTCGCTGGCTGATGAGTCAGTTGGGGCGATCGCCCCTGTTTGCAGCCGTGGAAGTGCCCCAGGCGAACGTTGTGCCCCTGAAACGCACCTATCCAGGGTTGATTGTAGCGATGAGTCCGAAACCCCATTCTCCTGCTGAGGAGGCACTCAGGTTCCACTGGAACCAGGGACAAGTGCCCCATGTGCAGGATTGCTGGATGATTTGTACGGAAAAATCCTTGCCCTATGCAACGGAGCTGGCAGAGCGGTTGACGGCTGAGGGAATCACCCAAACTTTGCGGCTGCACTACGGAGCCTATGGGGTAGAGAATCCGGAAATGCCGGGGGAGATGTTGAGCCTAGTAGTGCCAGATGCGTTGATGGATGACCCCAATTACATTCAACAATTGGTGAATGCCATTTATGCCGATGCAGAAGGTCTGGGTCTGGTGGAGTCGGAGGTGATTGCGGACTACACGGGAGCAACCAAGGGAATGACAGCGGGAATGCTGCTGGCTTGCACACGACCCGAACGGCCCTTGCAATACCTTAGCCAGGTGAATCCGGGACAGATTATGGCGGTGCAGGTGTCCTATCGGTTACGGCCTGTACGAAATCGACGATAG
- a CDS encoding type III-B CRISPR-associated protein Cas10/Cmr2 — MTPPVYTAITFAPVQGFIEKSRKLKDLYGSSFILSYLSDRLCKAAQHHLVGTERFERHLAGTERLVWPEDPVVSPALIDVAQGTPNQILIRGEFPYSEAHDAFSSAWTCIVETCRRWIETEIPHTRGGDRWEYEYWHRSWQAWANHAWEFFWATGASSDDAKAALNDRKFSRAWVGINWTGESSSLSGIDSRAWPHPGKHRPYSRPQREEDAEVRAFYGQLSDLLGKATITPREFLSIPELVKRLITVREVVDFQIGNIEIPLSFRDLNRLSNKTDDAVNQEDENANREENKRWTGWFQGDGDRAGDYLRDKEDDELHQFSQDMRMWGRDLWKHLPKQTFTTPQQKKLDKDGRIIYAGGDDFLGVLYRNHPYPEITPLECLQWFERFKSTIWKETKHPITVSVGFVWAAPNVPQRDVLQHCREAEQAAKRAGRDRIAFRILFNSGNYLEWVCPWWLLEGDFSQLPTPPDSTPQAGLLASYCDRRGIQGHENSPNWTHIYTDVATLEARHAFQSTTVALGLIEIYFGKAYRQLIENPEIWWNRDGEKKQREFSGILGDRASFKKGDRIEPTFNEWVINLAKVGFHLTQSLNEVTQAA; from the coding sequence ATGACCCCACCTGTCTATACGGCTATCACCTTCGCCCCCGTGCAGGGGTTCATCGAAAAATCCCGCAAGCTCAAAGACCTGTATGGTAGTTCCTTTATCCTGTCCTACCTGTCCGATCGCCTGTGCAAAGCTGCTCAACACCACCTTGTTGGAACGGAGCGATTTGAACGTCATCTTGCCGGAACGGAACGGCTCGTATGGCCTGAAGATCCCGTTGTTTCTCCAGCCCTGATTGATGTTGCTCAGGGAACCCCTAACCAGATTCTCATTCGAGGTGAGTTTCCCTACTCAGAAGCCCACGATGCCTTCTCCTCCGCCTGGACGTGCATTGTTGAAACCTGTCGCCGCTGGATTGAAACCGAGATTCCCCACACCCGAGGCGGAGATCGCTGGGAATACGAATATTGGCATCGCTCCTGGCAAGCCTGGGCAAACCATGCCTGGGAATTCTTTTGGGCAACGGGAGCCAGCTCCGACGACGCAAAAGCCGCATTGAACGATCGCAAATTTTCCCGCGCCTGGGTTGGGATTAACTGGACGGGTGAAAGCTCCTCGCTTTCAGGGATTGACAGTCGGGCATGGCCTCACCCGGGCAAGCACAGGCCCTACAGTCGTCCCCAGCGCGAAGAAGATGCAGAAGTGCGCGCCTTCTACGGTCAGCTTAGTGACCTGTTGGGAAAGGCAACCATTACCCCGCGTGAATTCCTCAGTATTCCAGAACTGGTGAAGCGTTTGATCACCGTCCGGGAAGTAGTGGACTTCCAGATTGGGAACATAGAGATCCCCCTGTCATTTCGGGATTTGAATCGCCTTTCAAACAAAACCGATGATGCGGTCAATCAGGAGGACGAAAACGCCAATCGAGAAGAGAATAAGCGATGGACAGGCTGGTTTCAAGGAGATGGCGATCGGGCAGGTGACTATCTGCGCGACAAAGAGGATGATGAATTACATCAATTCAGCCAGGATATGCGAATGTGGGGGCGCGACCTGTGGAAACACCTTCCGAAACAAACCTTTACCACCCCGCAACAGAAGAAGTTAGACAAGGACGGACGCATTATTTACGCCGGAGGAGACGATTTTTTAGGGGTACTCTACCGGAATCATCCCTATCCAGAAATAACCCCGCTGGAATGCTTGCAATGGTTTGAACGCTTCAAATCCACCATCTGGAAAGAGACTAAACATCCCATCACCGTCAGCGTTGGTTTTGTTTGGGCAGCCCCTAACGTTCCCCAACGCGATGTGTTGCAACACTGTCGTGAAGCCGAACAAGCTGCCAAACGCGCCGGACGCGATCGCATCGCCTTTCGCATCCTGTTTAACAGTGGCAACTATCTGGAATGGGTCTGCCCCTGGTGGCTCCTGGAAGGCGACTTTTCCCAGCTTCCCACCCCACCCGACTCCACTCCCCAGGCAGGGCTGCTGGCTTCCTACTGCGATCGTCGGGGCATTCAGGGACATGAAAACAGTCCCAACTGGACTCACATTTACACCGATGTTGCCACCCTGGAAGCTCGCCACGCCTTTCAATCCACAACCGTTGCCCTGGGACTGATCGAAATCTATTTTGGCAAAGCCTATCGCCAACTGATAGAAAACCCGGAAATTTGGTGGAATCGCGATGGAGAGAAAAAGCAGCGAGAGTTCAGCGGCATTTTGGGCGATCGGGCTTCCTTCAAAAAGGGCGATCGGATCGAACCCACTTTTAACGAATGGGTGATTAATCTCGCCAAAGTTGGCTTTCACCTGACCCAATCCCTCAACGAAGTCACCCAAGCCGCCTGA
- a CDS encoding type III-B CRISPR module-associated Cmr3 family protein, with protein sequence MTANSNPPFHYLIAIHPLGLLYGSAGPFLSPENLVGRAGNSFPPSAATLSGIFAAHYGNDKVQDLQLAGPFWSQTDTLDSNNDDQDFFVPTPFIYLVEKGEATIAQTLSWQPQVDNPEQWGWRNQNGELPIGKFDSQTWLSLRQWDNPQSIQRAPWKFLPHLHPRLELDQRRVAAPRRDVPDDEPNTQGSLFLENAVQLPSDVCLVYLSNQALQDGWYRFGGEGHIVEVTCHELGKFVSDRLVPPSLGCAFALITPGVWGSNRFSLRYPDVWRSELYHDAQTGQESILTGKPIPCRYRMGGKGAVKRLSRGRYAVPAGTVYVMRGPQPPWHQWTSHWTTDLFPKEGPHLNRWGCGLALPLPATLSLQAQAA encoded by the coding sequence ATGACTGCCAACTCAAACCCTCCCTTTCACTACCTGATTGCGATCCATCCCCTCGGGCTCCTGTATGGCAGCGCTGGACCTTTCCTCTCCCCCGAAAATCTGGTCGGACGGGCGGGGAACAGTTTTCCTCCCAGTGCTGCCACCCTATCGGGTATCTTCGCCGCCCATTACGGCAATGATAAAGTCCAGGATCTCCAACTGGCGGGTCCCTTCTGGTCCCAGACAGATACCCTGGACAGCAATAATGATGATCAAGATTTTTTCGTTCCCACTCCGTTCATTTATCTGGTGGAAAAGGGGGAAGCGACGATCGCCCAAACGCTCTCCTGGCAACCCCAAGTCGATAACCCAGAGCAATGGGGATGGCGCAATCAAAACGGTGAACTCCCCATCGGCAAGTTCGATTCCCAAACCTGGCTCTCCCTCCGTCAGTGGGACAATCCCCAATCCATCCAACGGGCACCCTGGAAATTTCTGCCCCACCTGCATCCCCGGTTGGAACTAGATCAACGGCGAGTTGCGGCTCCTCGTAGGGATGTGCCAGATGATGAACCCAATACCCAGGGCAGCCTGTTCCTGGAAAATGCGGTGCAATTGCCGTCGGATGTTTGCCTGGTGTATCTGTCGAATCAGGCTTTGCAGGATGGCTGGTATCGCTTTGGGGGGGAGGGTCACATCGTTGAAGTGACCTGTCATGAGTTAGGGAAATTCGTCAGCGATCGCCTAGTTCCCCCCTCCCTGGGCTGTGCCTTTGCCCTGATTACTCCGGGGGTGTGGGGTTCCAATCGCTTTTCTTTGCGTTATCCCGATGTCTGGCGATCGGAACTCTACCACGATGCCCAAACTGGACAGGAATCGATCCTGACCGGGAAACCCATTCCCTGCCGCTATCGCATGGGAGGCAAAGGTGCAGTCAAACGCCTTTCACGAGGGCGCTACGCTGTCCCTGCTGGCACCGTTTACGTCATGCGTGGCCCTCAGCCTCCCTGGCACCAGTGGACATCCCACTGGACTACCGACCTGTTTCCGAAAGAAGGCCCGCACCTGAATCGCTGGGGCTGCGGGCTGGCCCTTCCCCTTCCTGCTACCCTATCACTCCAGGCGCAGGCTGCCTGA
- the cmr4 gene encoding type III-B CRISPR module RAMP protein Cmr4 has translation MYQKAYGIIETLAPLHVGATAGEESGNLNLIFRDQFTQTGIIPGSSIRGRFRSEMRRDLKGSENEWYGAPAETGESDSTTESIVKFEYASLLWLPVFCPGQPVVWVSSPKLLKRYQRIVGGELKDAKIPTKYTGSSALKPLNVEGKKKLFFNFGFLELKETTNLKAWFPSGEELPAVIVGDDEIGMIHDMALYRQSRVRLKDDEKRVDGGGFFNTEALPEGTIMVFPIAIRETDSKTPWKPFGEKKQSGEIYLGGLESIGFGNCQITIKGEGVAA, from the coding sequence ATGTATCAAAAAGCCTACGGTATCATCGAAACCCTGGCTCCCCTTCATGTGGGAGCAACTGCTGGAGAGGAAAGCGGTAATTTGAATCTGATTTTTCGAGATCAGTTTACGCAAACCGGAATTATTCCTGGAAGTTCCATTCGAGGACGGTTTCGTTCTGAGATGCGGCGTGACTTGAAGGGAAGTGAAAACGAATGGTATGGCGCTCCAGCAGAGACAGGAGAATCAGACTCAACAACAGAATCGATCGTGAAATTTGAGTATGCTTCTTTGTTGTGGCTACCCGTTTTTTGTCCTGGACAACCTGTTGTATGGGTTAGTTCTCCAAAACTGTTGAAACGCTATCAACGCATTGTGGGGGGTGAACTTAAAGATGCCAAAATTCCTACAAAGTACACAGGATCTTCAGCACTGAAACCGCTCAATGTAGAAGGCAAAAAGAAACTTTTCTTTAACTTTGGTTTTCTGGAATTGAAAGAAACCACCAATTTGAAAGCATGGTTCCCCAGTGGTGAAGAATTACCTGCGGTCATTGTTGGCGATGATGAGATTGGCATGATTCACGATATGGCGCTATATCGTCAAAGTCGGGTACGCCTGAAGGATGATGAAAAGCGGGTAGACGGGGGCGGGTTCTTCAACACTGAAGCACTGCCGGAGGGAACGATCATGGTTTTCCCGATCGCCATTCGAGAGACTGATTCTAAAACCCCTTGGAAGCCCTTCGGAGAGAAGAAACAGAGTGGCGAAATTTACCTGGGTGGATTGGAGTCGATCGGGTTTGGTAATTGTCAAATTACGATAAAAGGTGAAGGAGTAGCCGCATGA
- a CDS encoding SPFH domain-containing protein, translating to MEPILAALALVMVGYTIGSVKIINEGSMALVERLGRYHRTLKPGLNFVVPVLDAIVMEDTTREQVLDTQAQMAITKDNISIEVDAVIYWRVLDLVKAYYSIDDLEGGIKNLVLTTIRSAVGQMNLEQTFSSRNEINRILLRELDEATEPWGVKIVRVEVQNISPPRSVLESMELQRAAEIKRRAAILEAEGEQQASIKKAEGTVRAIQLLSEVLRSQPNSKAVLQFLVAQDYVDASYKLGDSPNSKVIFMDPKVMTEALENLIETPTATDYANSEIPDLNSPSGG from the coding sequence ATGGAACCTATCCTTGCTGCACTGGCACTGGTAATGGTCGGGTATACGATCGGCTCCGTGAAGATTATCAATGAAGGCAGCATGGCTCTGGTTGAACGTCTGGGCCGCTATCACCGCACCCTCAAACCGGGGCTTAACTTTGTGGTTCCCGTGCTGGATGCGATCGTGATGGAAGACACCACCCGGGAGCAGGTCCTCGACACACAAGCCCAGATGGCAATCACGAAGGACAACATTTCGATTGAAGTGGATGCCGTGATTTATTGGCGAGTTCTGGATCTGGTGAAGGCTTACTACTCGATCGATGATCTGGAAGGGGGAATTAAAAATTTAGTGTTAACAACCATTCGATCGGCGGTAGGCCAGATGAACCTGGAACAAACTTTCAGCTCCAGGAATGAGATCAACCGCATCCTACTGCGGGAGCTGGATGAGGCCACTGAACCCTGGGGCGTCAAGATTGTGCGGGTGGAGGTTCAAAATATTTCCCCGCCCCGATCGGTGCTGGAATCCATGGAACTGCAACGGGCAGCCGAAATCAAACGACGGGCAGCCATTCTGGAAGCAGAGGGAGAACAACAGGCATCCATTAAAAAAGCAGAGGGAACCGTGCGGGCAATCCAGTTGCTCTCGGAAGTACTCCGCTCCCAGCCTAATAGTAAGGCAGTCTTACAGTTCCTGGTGGCCCAGGATTATGTCGATGCCAGCTATAAATTGGGTGACAGTCCTAACTCAAAGGTCATCTTCATGGACCCGAAAGTAATGACGGAGGCGCTCGAGAACCTGATTGAAACCCCTACAGCCACTGACTATGCCAACTCTGAAATCCCAGATCTCAATTCCCCCTCCGGTGGGTAA
- a CDS encoding ATP-binding protein, protein MRYLLRFIPQVTPLSLRKMPLQTVLVVPFVLQISLAVGLTGWFSFQNGQAAVNDFATRLRDDATARIQGKLETYLETPHLINRLNANAIRLKQLDLQNPDDLERHFWSQMQIFTSVNSISIGLENGEFVAAGIPGEGKTLFVARAGSSTGQQFHIYEMDANGNRGRLVRRAPTYDPRLRPWYQTAVQTRQPIWSEIYTDFAELRLTITATYPLYSKQGRLEGVLANDLVLSRVGQFLRDIRISQTGETFILERSGLLVATSTAENPFLAQHNQVKRMTAASSQSPLIRSTADYLTQHFQDLHRIQGPQRLKFDFQGEQRFLQVTPLQDKYGLDWLIVVVLPEKDFTERIQNNNRLTAFLCLAALLLASAIGIRTSAWITRPILQLSDAAKAFSQGKGAQLVPVNRQDELGMLAQTFNQMQTQLGRERRLFTGGPVVIFRWAIQQPWQVEYVSANVVQFGYQPDDLLSGKISYASIVHREDIPRIQAELDQYSIEDVNAFEQDYRIIRPDGEIRWVYDFTVRVRNAQGQVTHHDGYVLDITERKQAEQQVQELNKNLEQQVEERTAELQQKVQELQDLYQRQDEFLHAVSHDLRTPLTGTLLVLRNLLETPQEHQEGLPIYAPDSSISLSPASISVSTKLLDRMIQSSDRQLRLINALLETHASEMRGIPLQLEPVHLEKLVQSTMEDMESLLIQNQATLTYQIPADLAPIMADLLQLRRVFENLLTNALNHNPPGLHLTIQADLEGPMMLCAVQDDGIGMSQEQCDRMFERYARGNRSRSTGLGLGLYLCRQIIAAHGGQIGVISSPGSGAKFWFKLPLGTP, encoded by the coding sequence ATGAGGTATCTGCTCCGGTTCATTCCTCAAGTCACTCCCCTTTCACTCAGGAAAATGCCACTCCAGACAGTGCTGGTGGTGCCGTTTGTCCTGCAAATTAGTCTGGCTGTAGGGTTGACAGGTTGGTTCTCCTTTCAGAACGGACAGGCCGCCGTGAATGATTTTGCCACCCGGTTACGGGATGACGCCACAGCCCGCATTCAAGGAAAACTGGAAACTTACCTGGAAACTCCCCATTTAATTAATCGCCTCAATGCCAATGCGATTCGCTTGAAGCAACTGGATCTGCAAAACCCAGATGATCTGGAGCGGCATTTTTGGTCCCAAATGCAGATTTTTACCTCGGTCAATTCCATTTCCATTGGCCTGGAGAATGGTGAATTTGTGGCCGCTGGCATCCCTGGAGAAGGGAAAACGTTATTCGTTGCGCGAGCAGGTTCTTCGACGGGTCAACAGTTTCATATCTACGAGATGGACGCAAACGGCAACCGGGGCCGTCTGGTAAGACGGGCTCCCACCTATGATCCTCGTCTGCGCCCCTGGTATCAGACTGCCGTGCAGACTCGCCAACCCATCTGGAGCGAAATCTACACAGACTTTGCTGAGCTCCGGTTAACAATTACAGCCACCTATCCCCTTTACTCGAAACAGGGCCGTTTGGAAGGCGTATTGGCTAATGATCTGGTTCTCTCTCGGGTAGGTCAGTTCCTGCGCGACATCAGAATTAGTCAGACCGGGGAAACTTTTATTCTGGAACGATCGGGGCTCCTGGTGGCAACCTCAACCGCAGAAAACCCCTTTCTGGCCCAGCATAATCAGGTGAAACGGATGACAGCGGCTTCCAGTCAAAGCCCTCTGATCCGCTCTACGGCTGACTACCTGACGCAGCACTTCCAGGATCTGCATCGCATTCAAGGTCCCCAGCGCCTGAAATTTGACTTTCAGGGCGAACAACGATTCCTTCAGGTGACTCCTTTGCAGGATAAGTATGGACTAGATTGGCTCATCGTGGTGGTCTTGCCTGAGAAGGATTTCACAGAGCGCATCCAGAATAATAATCGTCTGACTGCGTTCCTCTGTCTGGCCGCGTTATTGCTCGCAAGTGCGATCGGGATTCGGACCTCCGCCTGGATTACTCGTCCTATTCTGCAATTAAGTGATGCGGCGAAAGCCTTTTCCCAGGGAAAAGGGGCACAACTGGTTCCTGTGAATCGGCAGGATGAACTGGGAATGCTGGCCCAAACCTTTAACCAGATGCAAACCCAACTGGGGCGAGAACGTCGCCTCTTTACGGGCGGCCCCGTTGTGATTTTCCGCTGGGCGATTCAGCAACCCTGGCAGGTGGAATATGTGTCTGCCAATGTGGTTCAGTTTGGCTACCAACCGGATGACTTACTCAGCGGCAAGATTTCCTATGCCAGTATTGTCCATCGGGAAGATATTCCCCGCATTCAGGCCGAGTTGGATCAATATAGTATTGAGGATGTCAATGCCTTCGAGCAGGACTATCGCATTATCCGGCCAGATGGAGAAATTCGCTGGGTCTATGATTTTACGGTCCGGGTCCGCAACGCTCAGGGACAGGTCACCCATCATGATGGCTATGTGTTGGATATTACAGAACGTAAGCAGGCCGAACAGCAGGTTCAGGAACTGAACAAAAACCTGGAACAGCAGGTTGAAGAACGGACGGCAGAACTTCAACAAAAAGTTCAGGAACTTCAAGATCTGTATCAACGCCAAGATGAATTTCTCCATGCAGTTTCCCATGACCTTCGAACCCCTCTAACCGGAACGTTGTTGGTACTCAGGAACTTGCTAGAGACGCCCCAGGAGCATCAAGAGGGATTACCGATCTACGCTCCTGACTCCTCTATTTCCCTTTCCCCAGCCTCTATTTCCGTTTCAACTAAGCTCCTGGACCGGATGATCCAAAGTAGCGATCGTCAACTGCGCCTGATTAATGCCCTGCTGGAAACCCACGCCTCAGAAATGCGGGGAATTCCCTTACAACTGGAACCTGTCCACCTGGAAAAGCTGGTACAGTCTACGATGGAAGATATGGAATCTTTGCTGATCCAGAATCAGGCAACCCTGACTTATCAGATCCCCGCTGATCTGGCTCCGATTATGGCAGACCTGCTCCAACTCAGGCGGGTGTTCGAAAATCTCCTGACGAATGCCCTAAATCACAATCCACCAGGATTACATCTCACCATTCAAGCGGATCTGGAAGGACCGATGATGCTCTGTGCTGTTCAGGATGATGGGATTGGCATGAGTCAGGAACAATGCGATCGGATGTTCGAGCGATATGCTAGAGGGAACCGTAGCCGCTCCACCGGCCTTGGGTTAGGTCTTTATCTCTGTAGACAAATTATCGCGGCCCACGGTGGACAGATTGGAGTTATCAGTAGTCCCGGTTCAGGAGCAAAGTTTTGGTTTAAATTACCTCTAGGGACACCGTAA